The window GAGAGCCTTAAATTCAGTTTTATGAGTGCCAATCTTGACGGAACACTAAAAAATGAAATAGGAGAAATGGGAGTTCTGGAAATTAAGACGGCAACGTGCCATTCATATCAAATTTACAAAGATAAATGGCAAAACGATATTCCAATTGAGTATTATCTGCAAATCCAGCATTATCTGTATGTAACTGGATGGAAATATGCGATATTGTATGCTGATATAAAATTAGCTTTTGCAGATAATAAACACGAAATTAAGCAATATTTCATTGAACGTGACGAAGAAGATATTGAGTTGATAAAGCAAAAAGAAATTGAATTTAACAGTTTCATAGTCAATGACATTAAACCGCCGTTGACAATAAAATTAGCAGTATAGGAGGATAAGATGAGTGAAACACAAACATTGGAATTGGTAATTAAAAAAATTACTCCAGCACAAGTTGAAAGTAATATTGAACAGCTGGATACATATATGTCAAATGTTACAGAGCATTACAAAAATTGGATTGTAACAGAGGATAGCTTAAAAGAAGCCGCAACAGAAAGAACAAAATTAAATAAACTTGAAAAAAATCTTGCTGAATTTAGAAAAAGAGTTCAGGAAGAAGGACTAAAAGATATTAACGCTTTTATTCAAAAATTAAAAGATTCGGAAAAAGAAGTAAAAACATTGTTAAATAACATCAAAACACAGATTGATGAATTTGAAGAAAAACAACGGGAAGAAAAACAAAAAGAAATACAGAAAAAAATTAACGGAATGTTCGTAACAAATGAAAATTTAAAACAGTTCGTTGTGCAGAATCCGAAATGGAAAAATAAAACTTTTACTATAAATAAAATAGAATCTGAATTATCCGAGCAACTAGAAAATTTGGTAAACAAGAAGCAGTTTATCGAAAACGAATTAGAAAAAGCTAATAAGGGAATTGAATTTAAAATAGTTTTTGAAGCTGTACAATTTTTAATGAACTCAGAATATTCAGAAATAGTTAAGGAGATCGAGAAAAAGAGAAACGAAACTAAAAAAACTGAGGAAAATTTAAGACAGAAAGCCGAAGAAGAAAAACAAAGAGAATTGGCTGAACTTGAAGCAAAAAAAGAACGAGAAAAAGAAGAAGCAATTAGGGCTGCACAACAACAAAACAATGAAGTCGAAAAAACTAGGAAAACAGTCGTAAACGGTAAGTATTACGATATTACGTTAAGATTTCCAAAAGCTCCAAGCCAATTTCTGAAAGACTTTAAAAAATTGGTGGATAGTTACGGATTGGAATATATAAAAATAGAAAGCAAACAAATTTAGGAGGATATAAAAATGGGAAGACTAGGAAATGAAAAACACAAAAATGATGATAAGGTAATGAATTTTAAAGTAGGAAATGATAATGTGCAACTAAGTATAAATCTTGTTAAAAGATATTTATCGGGAGATAATCCAAATGTTACAGAATCTGAAATAATGTACTTTATGAAACTTTGTAAAGCAAGAGGACTTAATCCTTATATAAGGGACGCATATTTAATAAAATATGGAAACCAACCAGCTGCAATTATAGTGGCAAAAGATGCTGTCGAAAAAAGGGCAATACAAAATCCAAAATACGACGGTAAAGAAGTAGGGATATATGTAGAAAATAAAGAAACCGGGGAATTAATAAAACGTGAAGGCTCTATACTTAGAAAAAATAAAGAGGAGTTAGTTGGGGCTTGGTGTACAGTTTACAGAAAAGATTGGAAATATCCGATTACAAAAGAAGTTAATTTTGACGAATACATACAAAAGAAAAAGGACGGAACGCCTAACACAAACTGGGAAAATCGTCCAGTTACAATGATAACAAAAGTAGCTATTGTACAAGCATTACGTGAAGCGTTTATTGAAGAATTAAGCGGAATGTATGAAGCAGAAGAAATGGGTGTGAATGAAAGCGAATTAGATAATACACCGATTCAAGTAGATGAAAATGAAACTTATGATAAAAGCGATATTGATGACGCTGAAATTGTTGAAGAAAATGATGATAGCGGAGATCCGTTTTAAAAAAGCAAGGATTAATTGAGGGTGCTTTTAAACAAAACAGGAGGATTAAAATGAAATATGTGCTAAAAATTGAAACCGATAATTTAGATATATATAAACACATCTGCAAAGTTTTAGGGGTGGATGTAGAAGAAGACTTAATGAAACTAGGAGACGAAGAAAGCATATTCGAACAAGAAATATCTATAACAGGAAAGGGAAAATCGGAATGATAAAACACGCCGAAATTTACAAAATAAAAATTGAGAATGAAATAAGATTTATAACAAAAGTGTATATCGACAGAGAAGAAATACAAGAAGAAAGTTTTAGCAGTCCAACTTTTGAAGAGACTGCTAAACACATATTGAAAGATTGCGTTATATCGAATTATTTTGATATGACGGAAATATAAATTGTAAAGTAAAAGGTGATAAAAATATGATTTTAGAAAATGAAATATATCTTGTCGATGAAACGGCAAGGTATTTTAAAATAAATGAAGATTCAGTAAGAAAACTTATTAAAGAGGGAAAATTAAAAGCATTTAAATTAGGAAAAGGGTACAGAATCACAGGGGAATCAATATTAAATCTAGTAAAAGAAAACACAGGTGGTTAAAATGGCTAAAAACATTAGATTCAAAAACAACAAATACTATTTTAGAACTTATGTGACGTTAGAATCAGGAGAACGCAAGCAAATTGAACGTGTAGGCGGAAAAACTGAAAAAGAAGCTGAACGTGCTTTAATGAAATTTGAATTGGAACACGAAGGAAAATATTTAAGAGTAAACAGTAAAATGTGTTTGTTTGATTTTTTAGATAGGTTTGTTGAGGAATATTCAGTGAACTGGAACGGAAACTCTTTGAAAACTAATAAAGGTTATTTAAGATTCGTTAAGAGAAATTTCAATAACATTCCCTTGAATAAAACAAATACTTATATAATGCAACAAGAATTTAATAAAATATCAAAAAAAGATTATGTACAAAATTATATCAGAAATATAAAGATGTTTTTAAACCGTGCATTCAAGTATGCTATAAAAACTATGAAAATTCTTAATGAAAACCCATTAGAAGATATAACAGTAAAAGGGAAAATAAGTGTTCCGAATAGGGCATTTACGTTAGAAGAGCTAAAAAAAATTAAAGAGTTTCTTTTTAATCATAAAAATAAAAGATACTATCACTTATTTATTATTTTATTAAATACAGGGGCTAGAATAGGAGAAATAATGGCTTTAGAATGGAAAGATGTTGATTTTAAAAATAGTAAAATCTCAATAAAAAAATCATTGTATTATGATAATAGTGGACTAGCACACTTGAATAAAATTCCTAAAAATAAACATAGTATCAGAGATATTTATGTGAAT of the Leptotrichia trevisanii DSM 22070 genome contains:
- a CDS encoding YqaJ viral recombinase family protein: MEYKEISYKNEDEWHSIRRKHIGGSDVSVIMGYNEYKNPVTLWEEKTGRRKQEDLSNNEAIQRGKLSENLLIEHFKINNPGYTVSKLEKTLESLKFSFMSANLDGTLKNEIGEMGVLEIKTATCHSYQIYKDKWQNDIPIEYYLQIQHYLYVTGWKYAILYADIKLAFADNKHEIKQYFIERDEEDIELIKQKEIEFNSFIVNDIKPPLTIKLAV
- a CDS encoding DUF1351 domain-containing protein, whose amino-acid sequence is MSETQTLELVIKKITPAQVESNIEQLDTYMSNVTEHYKNWIVTEDSLKEAATERTKLNKLEKNLAEFRKRVQEEGLKDINAFIQKLKDSEKEVKTLLNNIKTQIDEFEEKQREEKQKEIQKKINGMFVTNENLKQFVVQNPKWKNKTFTINKIESELSEQLENLVNKKQFIENELEKANKGIEFKIVFEAVQFLMNSEYSEIVKEIEKKRNETKKTEENLRQKAEEEKQRELAELEAKKEREKEEAIRAAQQQNNEVEKTRKTVVNGKYYDITLRFPKAPSQFLKDFKKLVDSYGLEYIKIESKQI
- the bet gene encoding phage recombination protein Bet — protein: MGRLGNEKHKNDDKVMNFKVGNDNVQLSINLVKRYLSGDNPNVTESEIMYFMKLCKARGLNPYIRDAYLIKYGNQPAAIIVAKDAVEKRAIQNPKYDGKEVGIYVENKETGELIKREGSILRKNKEELVGAWCTVYRKDWKYPITKEVNFDEYIQKKKDGTPNTNWENRPVTMITKVAIVQALREAFIEELSGMYEAEEMGVNESELDNTPIQVDENETYDKSDIDDAEIVEENDDSGDPF
- a CDS encoding helix-turn-helix domain-containing protein, with amino-acid sequence MILENEIYLVDETARYFKINEDSVRKLIKEGKLKAFKLGKGYRITGESILNLVKENTGG
- a CDS encoding tyrosine-type recombinase/integrase; protein product: MAKNIRFKNNKYYFRTYVTLESGERKQIERVGGKTEKEAERALMKFELEHEGKYLRVNSKMCLFDFLDRFVEEYSVNWNGNSLKTNKGYLRFVKRNFNNIPLNKTNTYIMQQEFNKISKKDYVQNYIRNIKMFLNRAFKYAIKTMKILNENPLEDITVKGKISVPNRAFTLEELKKIKEFLFNHKNKRYYHLFIILLNTGARIGEIMALEWKDVDFKNSKISIKKSLYYDNSGLAHLNKIPKNKHSIRDIYVNSETMEIFKEKLEIYNNNKNEFKNYFKDDGFVFSRSDGSLEKQGCSAYFSELIKRKVDITSPTHSLRHTHATFLVEAGYDPKSIQLRMGHKDLKTTLNIYTHISVEQRKQLGTNINFFTKK